Proteins co-encoded in one Marinomonas sp. IMCC 4694 genomic window:
- a CDS encoding DUF2971 domain-containing protein, giving the protein MKNLETPLAWAHYASSHKGFCIEYDFTAMTFAEKNSNLAQYHVNYVSQLPEI; this is encoded by the coding sequence ATGAAAAATCTCGAAACACCTCTTGCTTGGGCTCATTATGCTTCAAGTCACAAAGGCTTTTGCATTGAATATGACTTCACAGCAATGACATTTGCTGAAAAAAATTCTAACTTGGCACAATACCATGTAAATTATGTATCACAACTGCCAGAAATATGA
- the trxC gene encoding thioredoxin TrxC, translating into MNISCPHCFTTNRVPSDRSHIGGKCGKCKHPLHTIEPVNLTEQTFSQYTNNNDLPIIIDFWAEWCGPCKTMGPIFSRLAARSKKAVFAKVNTEQCQNISSRFNIRSIPTLIVLKNGKEINRLSGALPENQLEQWINQNII; encoded by the coding sequence ATGAACATTTCATGCCCTCATTGCTTCACAACAAACAGAGTCCCTTCTGATCGCTCACACATAGGCGGAAAATGCGGAAAATGCAAACATCCGCTCCACACCATAGAGCCGGTTAATTTAACCGAACAAACATTCAGTCAATATACCAACAACAACGACTTACCCATCATTATCGACTTCTGGGCAGAGTGGTGCGGCCCTTGCAAAACAATGGGCCCTATTTTTTCTCGCCTAGCCGCTCGCTCTAAAAAAGCCGTATTTGCAAAAGTGAACACAGAGCAATGTCAAAACATCAGCAGTCGGTTTAACATTCGCAGCATACCCACGCTCATCGTGCTCAAAAACGGCAAAGAGATAAATCGTCTAAGCGGTGCATTGCCAGAAAACCAACTCGAGCAGTGGATAAACCAAAACATCATATAA
- the lspA gene encoding signal peptidase II — translation MTALIIWNRVQRWWALALILFVVDWVTKQVVEANLFYGQEIAVLPFFDLTLRYNTGAAFSFLAQAGGWQRWFFSIIALAVAVGISWRLVKIAETNRLESLALTFVLGGAIGNLYDRLVYGHVVDFIQFHWYQSWYFPAFNVADSAITVGVILMLIEGFVTNKQEGAKK, via the coding sequence ATGACGGCTTTGATTATTTGGAATCGAGTTCAGCGCTGGTGGGCGCTGGCGCTCATTTTATTTGTTGTTGATTGGGTGACCAAGCAAGTTGTTGAGGCGAATTTATTTTACGGTCAAGAAATTGCTGTGTTGCCTTTTTTTGATTTGACGCTGCGTTATAACACGGGGGCCGCGTTTAGCTTTTTGGCCCAAGCAGGCGGTTGGCAGCGCTGGTTTTTTTCAATTATAGCGTTGGCTGTGGCCGTTGGGATCAGTTGGCGATTAGTAAAAATAGCCGAGACGAATCGATTAGAGTCGTTAGCGCTTACTTTTGTATTGGGCGGTGCGATTGGAAATCTTTATGATCGTTTGGTATACGGTCATGTGGTCGATTTTATACAGTTTCATTGGTATCAATCATGGTATTTTCCTGCGTTTAATGTGGCCGACAGTGCGATCACGGTGGGTGTCATTTTAATGTTGATAGAAGGCTTTGTGACAAATAAGCAAGAGGGTGCAAAAAAATGA
- a CDS encoding type II toxin-antitoxin system MqsA family antitoxin, translated as MKNKVCPICEMGQLHAKTEWIDVEHLGRTGKIKSHYAECDACGSEQAGTTEARLNKRAMIAYKKETQGLLTGEQVRVLRKTWGLSQEQAAKVFGGGPVAFSKYETDDVMQSDSMDKLLRMADVFPMMLETLIQDAGVTSNKEPVWESVQFVDFSVTTKQSLTVVSSHSLNEEVAYGC; from the coding sequence ATGAAAAACAAGGTATGTCCAATTTGTGAAATGGGGCAGTTGCATGCAAAGACAGAATGGATTGATGTTGAGCACCTAGGTCGCACGGGCAAGATCAAGAGCCATTATGCGGAATGTGATGCTTGTGGTAGTGAGCAAGCGGGGACGACCGAGGCACGCTTAAATAAGCGCGCCATGATCGCGTATAAGAAAGAGACTCAAGGCTTACTAACGGGTGAGCAGGTACGTGTGTTACGCAAAACATGGGGGTTAAGCCAAGAGCAAGCCGCAAAAGTCTTCGGCGGTGGCCCTGTGGCGTTCTCTAAGTACGAAACGGATGACGTCATGCAATCGGATTCGATGGATAAGCTTCTGCGTATGGCCGACGTATTTCCGATGATGCTAGAGACGCTAATACAAGACGCAGGTGTTACCTCCAATAAAGAGCCTGTATGGGAATCTGTGCAGTTTGTTGATTTCTCCGTGACAACAAAGCAAAGTCTGACAGTCGTGAGTTCTCATTCATTAAATGAAGAGGTGGCCTATGGCTGCTAA
- a CDS encoding ferritin-like domain-containing protein gives MNKFLTLWLSKVVLVWAIVSLSSMALASEGYGASGADNETDKALTLDVMLNYALEDEYLARGEYQKIMDTFGAQKPYSNIIKAEAKHITWLLPLFEKYGFAIPADRGVENATIPASYAETFAIGVDAEIANINMYDRFLNQDLPSDVEAVFVRLRDASKNHLAAFQKWQNKY, from the coding sequence ATGAATAAATTTCTTACATTGTGGTTGAGTAAAGTTGTGTTGGTTTGGGCGATAGTGAGTCTGTCTTCTATGGCGCTGGCGTCTGAAGGGTATGGTGCTTCGGGTGCGGATAATGAAACGGATAAGGCGCTGACTTTAGACGTTATGTTGAATTATGCCTTGGAAGATGAATACCTAGCCAGAGGAGAGTATCAAAAAATCATGGATACATTTGGTGCTCAAAAACCCTACTCTAATATTATTAAAGCGGAAGCAAAGCACATTACTTGGCTATTACCATTATTTGAGAAGTATGGATTTGCTATACCTGCTGACCGTGGAGTCGAAAATGCGACGATTCCAGCCAGTTATGCAGAGACCTTTGCTATTGGGGTTGACGCTGAAATTGCCAATATAAATATGTATGATCGCTTTCTAAATCAGGATCTACCCAGTGATGTAGAAGCGGTTTTTGTGAGGCTGCGTGATGCGTCAAAGAACCATTTGGCGGCTTTTCAGAAGTGGCAAAATAAGTATTAA
- a CDS encoding peptidylprolyl isomerase gives MSIITAESRVTLHFELSLEDGQIVDSNFTKAPASFVFGDSSLLPAFESALLGMSVGQEATYVMAPENAFGVHNESNVQRISRSQFSIDLEEGMVVSFADVSKNELPGVIAEIGEKEVLVDFNHPLAGRSLTFRVEIVAVEEAS, from the coding sequence ATGAGCATAATTACTGCAGAAAGTAGAGTGACATTGCATTTTGAGCTGTCCCTGGAAGACGGGCAAATTGTGGACTCTAATTTCACCAAAGCACCTGCTAGCTTTGTTTTTGGCGACAGCAGCTTGTTGCCAGCGTTTGAGTCTGCACTGTTAGGTATGTCTGTCGGGCAGGAGGCTACTTATGTTATGGCGCCAGAGAATGCGTTTGGCGTACATAATGAAAGCAACGTTCAACGCATCTCTCGTTCTCAGTTTTCTATAGATTTAGAAGAGGGTATGGTGGTTTCTTTTGCAGATGTTAGTAAAAACGAATTGCCCGGTGTTATTGCTGAGATTGGCGAAAAAGAGGTGCTGGTGGACTTTAATCATCCGTTGGCCGGCCGTTCTTTAACGTTTCGTGTTGAAATTGTGGCTGTTGAGGAGGCGTCATGA
- a CDS encoding damage-inducible protein J, giving the protein MDTRIQFRVDEETKRLAQLMTESQGRSLSDACREMTEQLANEQKKRMSHDAWVTEQVNLAFEKMENGSAEFVSNEEANAQMEDFKAKIRARG; this is encoded by the coding sequence ATGGATACACGAATTCAATTTAGAGTCGATGAAGAAACAAAACGACTGGCACAACTCATGACAGAAAGCCAAGGACGTTCGCTTAGCGATGCCTGTCGAGAAATGACCGAGCAACTCGCCAATGAACAAAAAAAACGCATGTCTCATGATGCTTGGGTAACGGAGCAAGTTAACCTCGCCTTTGAAAAAATGGAAAATGGTTCTGCTGAATTTGTTTCAAATGAAGAGGCCAATGCTCAAATGGAAGACTTCAAAGCCAAAATCAGAGCAAGAGGATAA
- the ispH gene encoding 4-hydroxy-3-methylbut-2-enyl diphosphate reductase, whose product MSFAIQLANPRGFCAGVDRAIDIVNRCLDLFEAPIYVRHEVVHNKFVVESLKARGAVFVDELDQVPDDNIVIFSAHGVSKAVRDEATDRCLKVFDATCPLVTKVHLEVLRYSRDGMECVLIGHDGHPEVEGTMGQYDSRQGGAIYLVESPEDVAGLNVKNPERLAFVTQTTLSMDDTSVVIDALRSHFPKIVGPKKDDICYATQNRQDAVKTLAQESQLVLVVGSVNSSNSNRLKELAERMGATAFLIDNAGEIDGTWLAGVNSVGVTAGASAPEILVNEVIARLIAEGGSIPQELQGRAENVSFSVPKELRIVEV is encoded by the coding sequence ATGAGTTTTGCGATTCAGCTTGCTAATCCTCGAGGTTTTTGTGCGGGTGTTGACCGTGCCATCGATATTGTTAATCGTTGCTTGGACCTATTCGAGGCGCCTATTTATGTTCGTCACGAAGTGGTTCATAACAAGTTTGTTGTTGAGTCATTAAAGGCTCGTGGTGCGGTTTTTGTTGATGAGCTTGATCAAGTACCTGATGACAATATTGTTATCTTTAGTGCACACGGTGTCTCAAAAGCAGTTCGAGACGAAGCGACAGATCGATGCTTAAAAGTCTTTGATGCGACTTGTCCGCTGGTGACAAAAGTGCATTTAGAGGTGTTGCGGTATTCTAGAGACGGGATGGAGTGTGTTCTTATTGGTCACGATGGCCACCCAGAAGTGGAAGGGACAATGGGGCAGTACGATAGTCGTCAGGGGGGCGCTATTTATTTAGTGGAAAGCCCTGAGGATGTAGCGGGTCTTAATGTGAAAAACCCTGAACGTTTAGCGTTTGTGACGCAGACGACGCTATCGATGGACGATACATCGGTTGTCATTGATGCATTACGATCGCATTTCCCAAAGATTGTTGGTCCTAAAAAAGACGACATTTGTTATGCCACACAAAATAGACAGGACGCAGTAAAAACGCTCGCACAAGAGTCTCAACTGGTGCTTGTTGTTGGTTCTGTGAACAGTTCTAACTCTAACCGCTTAAAAGAACTTGCTGAGCGCATGGGAGCGACAGCGTTCCTTATAGATAACGCTGGTGAAATTGATGGCACTTGGTTAGCGGGTGTTAACAGTGTCGGCGTTACCGCTGGAGCTTCTGCACCTGAAATATTGGTGAATGAAGTAATCGCTCGCCTTATCGCTGAAGGTGGCAGCATTCCCCAAGAGCTGCAAGGCCGTGCAGAAAACGTGTCTTTCTCTGTACCAAAAGAATTGCGTATCGTAGAAGTTTGA
- a CDS encoding restriction endonuclease subunit S: protein MAELHSLQKDFSQEGNVQQLVTQHIDLWTGAVKAKSSAGRGSRGKRELYGIKKLRELILELAVRGKLVAQDPNDEPASVLLERIAAEKAELVKQGKIKKPKKLPEISEDEKPFELPEGWEWTRIAELAEVAPRNPDVEDEIIVSFIPMPLISTRLDGSHDSEPRAWKDVKKGYTHFANGDIAIAKITPCFENSKAAVFRNLESGIGAGTTELHVARPIPNTLNPQFVLLYLKAPMFLKVGETKMTGSAGQKRVPKDFFALNPLPFAPLTEQHRIVAKVDELMALCDQLEQQTESSLDAHQTLVQTLLDTLLQSADADELEQHWQRLSAHFDLLFTTEQSIDQLKQTILQLAVMGKLVPQDPNDEPASELLKRIAAEKEELVKQKKIKKQKPLPPISDD, encoded by the coding sequence ATGGCTGAGCTTCACTCTCTACAAAAAGACTTTTCACAGGAAGGTAATGTCCAACAACTGGTTACCCAGCATATTGACCTTTGGACAGGCGCAGTCAAAGCCAAATCCAGTGCCGGTCGTGGCAGCCGTGGTAAACGCGAACTTTATGGCATTAAAAAACTGCGTGAGCTGATTCTTGAATTGGCAGTACGTGGCAAGCTGGTCGCCCAAGATCCGAACGATGAACCAGCTTCGGTCTTACTAGAGCGTATTGCCGCCGAGAAAGCTGAACTGGTTAAACAAGGCAAAATCAAAAAGCCCAAAAAACTGCCTGAGATTAGCGAAGACGAAAAGCCATTTGAACTGCCGGAAGGATGGGAATGGACTCGAATTGCTGAATTGGCAGAGGTTGCCCCAAGAAACCCCGATGTAGAAGATGAAATCATAGTTTCATTTATACCGATGCCATTAATTTCAACAAGGCTAGATGGTTCTCATGATTCTGAGCCTAGAGCGTGGAAAGATGTTAAGAAAGGGTATACCCATTTCGCAAATGGTGATATTGCTATCGCGAAGATAACGCCATGCTTTGAAAATAGTAAAGCAGCCGTTTTTCGCAATCTTGAATCTGGTATTGGAGCTGGTACAACCGAGCTACATGTTGCTAGACCAATTCCTAATACTCTTAACCCTCAATTTGTACTGTTATATTTAAAAGCGCCAATGTTTCTTAAGGTGGGTGAAACAAAAATGACAGGATCAGCTGGCCAAAAGCGGGTGCCAAAAGACTTCTTTGCACTCAATCCCCTGCCATTTGCACCTTTAACCGAACAACACCGCATCGTCGCGAAAGTCGACGAACTAATGGCGCTTTGCGATCAGTTGGAACAGCAAACGGAATCCAGTCTTGATGCTCACCAAACTTTAGTGCAAACCCTGCTGGATACATTGCTACAAAGCGCCGATGCCGACGAGCTAGAGCAACACTGGCAACGCCTAAGCGCCCATTTTGATCTGCTGTTTACCACCGAACAAAGCATCGACCAGCTGAAACAAACCATCCTGCAACTCGCCGTGATGGGCAAACTTGTCCCCCAAGACCCCAACGACGAACCGGCGTCCGAACTGCTCAAACGCATCGCCGCCGAAAAAGAAGAACTGGTTAAACAAAAGAAAATCAAAAAACAGAAACCACTACCACCAATCAGTGACGATTAA
- a CDS encoding anthranilate synthase component I family protein, with translation MSQSNKKPERISLPRKPKYVTISSDCDFFDLFKKVEKRFEHCFMLESLGEESFISRHSIIGFDPEKLIWAEGKQLFIQERDGNTESYTSDNPYYLLRSIVPQNILSRGFAGGLTGYIGYDSMNYFEPSLDLQASEMFDAFRFGLYKDGLILDKMTGEVTYFYYEELDAGGNRLDLVQAMMAEPTPANGAFVVTPAGESMSKMDHADAVAKVKQDIVEGKIFQCEVGFKKWFDMEGDTINLYEQLREVNPSPQMYYIKFGEQKVIGASPELLFRVRQGEMETFPLAGTAKRGVDEKEDTALARALLNDPKEIAEHNMIVDLHRNDIGRVARFGTVKVRSLMDIKRFSHVQHISSEIVGIMAEEHDMFSALASNFPAGTLTGAPKIEAMKIIDDLESDGRGPYGGAVGQFSFNGDCMFAIPIRTVFAKGNKAYVQTCGGNVYDSNAEDEYEEIQRKFAGTKRVLDSFAPASKA, from the coding sequence ATGAGTCAATCCAATAAAAAGCCGGAGCGCATCTCGCTACCGCGCAAACCTAAGTACGTTACCATCAGTTCCGATTGCGATTTTTTCGATTTGTTTAAGAAGGTCGAAAAGCGCTTTGAGCACTGTTTTATGCTGGAATCCCTTGGCGAAGAAAGCTTTATTTCCCGCCATTCGATCATTGGTTTTGACCCTGAAAAACTCATCTGGGCGGAAGGCAAACAGCTGTTTATCCAAGAGCGTGATGGCAACACGGAATCTTACACATCCGATAACCCTTATTACTTGCTGCGTAGCATTGTGCCGCAGAATATTTTGTCACGTGGTTTTGCGGGCGGTTTAACGGGTTATATCGGTTACGACAGCATGAACTATTTTGAGCCGAGTTTAGACCTTCAAGCCAGTGAAATGTTCGATGCGTTCCGCTTTGGTTTGTACAAAGATGGCCTGATTTTGGACAAAATGACGGGCGAAGTGACGTACTTTTACTATGAAGAATTGGATGCCGGTGGTAATCGTTTGGACCTTGTGCAGGCCATGATGGCGGAACCAACGCCGGCAAATGGCGCCTTCGTTGTCACGCCAGCGGGTGAATCCATGAGTAAAATGGATCACGCGGATGCCGTGGCTAAAGTGAAGCAAGACATCGTCGAAGGTAAGATCTTCCAGTGTGAAGTCGGTTTCAAAAAATGGTTCGATATGGAAGGCGACACCATTAATTTATACGAGCAATTACGCGAAGTGAATCCATCACCACAAATGTACTACATCAAATTTGGTGAGCAAAAAGTCATCGGCGCGAGCCCAGAGTTGCTGTTCCGTGTTCGCCAAGGGGAAATGGAAACCTTCCCGTTAGCCGGCACAGCGAAACGTGGCGTGGACGAAAAAGAAGACACAGCGTTAGCCCGTGCGTTGCTGAATGATCCAAAAGAAATCGCTGAACATAATATGATTGTCGATTTACATCGCAACGACATTGGCCGCGTCGCGCGCTTCGGCACGGTGAAAGTTCGCTCTTTGATGGACATCAAACGTTTCAGTCATGTTCAACACATTTCGAGTGAAATTGTCGGCATCATGGCCGAAGAGCACGATATGTTCTCGGCGTTGGCGAGTAACTTCCCTGCGGGAACCTTGACGGGCGCGCCAAAAATTGAAGCGATGAAGATTATCGACGACTTAGAAAGTGATGGTCGTGGGCCTTATGGCGGTGCAGTCGGGCAGTTCTCGTTTAATGGCGATTGCATGTTTGCGATTCCTATTCGTACGGTATTTGCTAAGGGTAATAAAGCCTATGTGCAAACCTGTGGCGGTAACGTATATGACTCCAATGCGGAAGACGAATACGAAGAAATCCAACGCAAATTTGCCGGCACCAAGCGTGTGCTAGACAGCTTCGCGCCAGCATCCAAAGCGTAA
- a CDS encoding Trp family transcriptional regulator: protein MKDLVQFLTEADGKTVLEKRLKALLTPNEINEMQHRLQIFSLLEQGVPQRDIAKQLGVGIATVTRGSRAFKELKEA, encoded by the coding sequence ATGAAAGACTTAGTCCAGTTTTTAACCGAAGCCGATGGTAAAACGGTGTTGGAGAAGCGTTTAAAAGCGCTGCTCACGCCGAATGAAATCAATGAAATGCAGCACAGGTTGCAAATATTTTCTCTGTTGGAGCAAGGTGTGCCGCAGCGCGACATTGCGAAACAATTGGGTGTAGGCATTGCCACGGTGACCCGTGGTTCCCGAGCCTTTAAGGAATTAAAAGAAGCATGA
- a CDS encoding type II toxin-antitoxin system RelE/ParE family toxin, with amino-acid sequence MILWEKDAQKDRERIFEYLYQFNPLAADKTDDILATKVTNLSHQPLMGVKRVGTNGRLLIIPEIAMLVAYRIENEDIKVLRVMHMKQKFPNNKE; translated from the coding sequence ATGATTTTATGGGAAAAGGACGCCCAGAAAGACCGAGAGAGAATATTCGAATACTTATATCAATTTAATCCTCTTGCGGCGGATAAAACCGACGACATCCTTGCTACGAAAGTCACCAACTTGTCTCATCAACCACTGATGGGCGTTAAACGAGTGGGTACGAACGGCAGACTGCTGATCATTCCTGAAATAGCCATGTTAGTGGCTTATCGTATTGAAAATGAAGATATAAAAGTGCTTCGGGTTATGCATATGAAGCAGAAGTTTCCCAACAACAAGGAGTAA
- a CDS encoding phosphotransferase: MTPEIFIKRQCKADTVERTSLIQSLWSGYGEVVRYSLTGKAAPLSVIAKHCAVPTEVNHPRGWHSDHGHLRKVRSYEVEQHWYQQWASRCTPSARVAQCYGAFYDEPTGQRLTLLEDLDASGYSDRYRGHNMDYVVSCLNWLAAFHAGFIHSSPSLNWPQGLWKKGTYWHLDTRPDEWTAMVDSKLKSAASTLSEALDNARYKTLVHGDAKAANFCFSPQNNQVAAVDFQYVGGGVGVQDVAYFLGSALSEQALADNMEYLLMQYFAELGRELMSQGESQAFVHQVVEEWQDLFPIAWADFHRFIMGWSPTHLKNTPFSQRLTEQALRQLGAY, encoded by the coding sequence ATGACCCCCGAGATTTTTATTAAGCGCCAATGCAAAGCCGACACGGTAGAGCGAACGTCATTGATTCAGTCACTTTGGAGCGGTTATGGCGAGGTGGTGCGTTATTCGCTAACGGGAAAAGCAGCGCCACTGTCGGTTATCGCCAAGCATTGTGCTGTTCCCACCGAAGTGAATCACCCGAGAGGTTGGCATTCGGATCATGGGCATTTGCGCAAGGTGCGCTCCTATGAAGTAGAGCAACATTGGTATCAACAGTGGGCGTCACGCTGCACCCCATCGGCTCGGGTTGCGCAATGTTACGGGGCGTTTTATGACGAACCGACGGGGCAAAGGCTAACGCTGTTAGAAGATTTGGACGCCTCCGGGTATTCAGACCGATACCGTGGTCATAACATGGATTATGTTGTGTCGTGCCTCAATTGGTTGGCGGCGTTTCATGCGGGTTTTATTCATTCGTCTCCTTCGCTGAATTGGCCACAAGGCTTGTGGAAAAAAGGCACGTATTGGCATCTTGATACGCGACCAGACGAATGGACAGCGATGGTTGACAGTAAGCTAAAAAGCGCCGCGTCTACTCTTAGCGAGGCGCTTGATAACGCGCGTTACAAAACGCTGGTGCATGGCGATGCGAAAGCCGCGAATTTTTGTTTTTCACCCCAAAATAATCAAGTGGCCGCGGTGGATTTTCAGTACGTTGGCGGTGGTGTTGGTGTTCAGGATGTGGCGTATTTTTTGGGCAGTGCGCTTTCTGAACAAGCATTAGCCGACAATATGGAGTATTTGCTGATGCAGTATTTTGCTGAATTGGGCCGTGAATTAATGTCGCAAGGCGAATCGCAAGCGTTCGTTCATCAGGTCGTGGAAGAATGGCAAGACTTGTTCCCCATTGCGTGGGCGGATTTTCATCGTTTCATCATGGGCTGGTCGCCGACACACCTTAAGAATACGCCCTTTAGTCAGCGGCTTACCGAACAAGCGCTGAGACAGCTAGGAGCGTATTAA
- a CDS encoding helix-turn-helix domain-containing protein, which translates to MARTLDKLISDQKPEIVKNARKKTDGMVLGIHLAQLRERMQITQEDMANTLGVKQPTIAGMERKGKDVKLSTLKRYVEGAGGKLTVDVELPDGSHYGFNL; encoded by the coding sequence ATGGCTAGAACGCTTGATAAGTTAATTTCAGATCAAAAGCCTGAAATAGTAAAAAATGCCCGAAAAAAGACGGATGGCATGGTGCTTGGCATTCATCTCGCTCAGTTGCGTGAGCGTATGCAAATCACTCAAGAGGATATGGCAAACACGCTGGGCGTGAAGCAGCCAACGATTGCTGGCATGGAGCGCAAAGGTAAAGATGTCAAATTATCTACTTTAAAGCGCTATGTTGAAGGCGCTGGTGGCAAACTAACCGTAGATGTTGAATTGCCCGATGGTAGCCATTACGGGTTTAATTTGTAA
- a CDS encoding restriction endonuclease subunit S: protein MPKGWEWCRLGELVSIRGGKRLPKGHSLQDIPTDYIYIRVSDMKNGTVSLDDLRYILPETHKTIEKYVIESNDIYMTIVGATIGKCGLVPEKLSGMNLTENAARLTPFSVIDKYYLYVVLSSEYGQDQFVDKTKQVGVQKMALNRLATTYIPVPPNDMQKKVTNRVDQLMALCDQLKAKLADSKTTQLNLTDALVAQAV from the coding sequence CTGCCCAAGGGGTGGGAGTGGTGTAGACTGGGTGAGCTAGTTAGTATCAGAGGAGGGAAAAGATTACCGAAAGGGCACTCTCTGCAAGATATCCCAACAGACTATATCTATATCCGTGTTTCAGATATGAAAAATGGAACTGTTTCACTTGATGATTTGAGGTACATTCTTCCTGAAACCCATAAGACTATTGAGAAATATGTTATCGAGTCCAACGATATCTATATGACAATTGTTGGCGCTACTATCGGTAAGTGTGGGTTGGTGCCTGAAAAATTAAGTGGAATGAACTTAACAGAGAATGCAGCTCGACTTACTCCATTTAGTGTAATCGATAAGTATTACTTATATGTGGTGTTGTCATCTGAGTATGGACAAGACCAGTTTGTAGATAAAACTAAGCAAGTTGGAGTCCAAAAGATGGCTTTAAATAGACTTGCAACGACATATATTCCTGTTCCTCCAAACGACATGCAGAAAAAAGTAACAAATAGAGTCGATCAATTAATGGCTCTCTGCGACCAGCTAAAAGCGAAACTCGCCGACAGCAAAACCACCCAGCTTAACCTAACCGATGCCCTCGTGGCACAGGCGGTGTAA
- a CDS encoding anthranilate synthase component II yields MKVYIIDNYDSFTYNLYQFIGEVLETEQSRGEIDAFEVIVKRNDDVTLDDIRAAAPDRIIISPGPGSPDDKAYFGICADVILEFGKTIPLMGVCLGMQGICHVFGGKVVKAPLPMHGKTSPITHNGKGIFHDIPDQLEVMRYHSLIAEAESFPDVLEVTASVGDLKAADFKDIATIHKGGKFELMGVRHKEYPIQGIQFHPESFATEGGKDLIKNFLFQV; encoded by the coding sequence ATGAAAGTGTATATTATCGACAACTACGACTCCTTCACTTACAACTTGTACCAGTTTATTGGTGAAGTGTTGGAAACAGAGCAAAGCCGTGGCGAGATCGACGCTTTTGAAGTGATCGTAAAGCGTAACGACGACGTCACATTAGACGACATTCGTGCCGCTGCGCCAGATCGTATTATCATTTCCCCAGGCCCCGGTTCGCCTGACGACAAAGCGTATTTTGGTATTTGTGCCGACGTGATTTTGGAATTCGGCAAAACCATTCCACTAATGGGCGTTTGTTTGGGAATGCAGGGTATTTGTCATGTGTTCGGCGGTAAAGTGGTGAAAGCGCCTTTGCCGATGCACGGGAAAACCAGTCCGATTACGCACAACGGAAAGGGCATTTTCCACGACATTCCAGATCAGTTAGAAGTCATGCGTTATCACTCATTAATCGCCGAAGCAGAAAGCTTCCCCGATGTATTGGAAGTCACGGCTTCGGTGGGGGATTTAAAAGCCGCCGATTTTAAGGACATCGCGACCATCCATAAAGGCGGGAAATTTGAACTCATGGGCGTTCGCCATAAAGAATACCCGATTCAAGGGATTCAATTTCACCCAGAATCCTTCGCGACAGAAGGCGGTAAAGACCTGATCAAAAACTTCTTGTTTCAGGTTTGA
- a CDS encoding preprotein translocase subunit SecB, whose translation MAAKNSVSLQKAIDSLSIQDVYLKSSQAECCEDFDPKRTDHTELLVQQMHTVRRSEVLKTNEGELILKVYVRLGARWVLPIENDDPEVKAFVEADFIAEYSMAELLETEAVEEFSLKNASFHVWPYWREFLSSQCERLRLPRVVLPTVQFNC comes from the coding sequence ATGGCTGCTAAAAATAGTGTTAGCTTGCAAAAAGCCATTGATAGTCTGTCTATTCAAGATGTCTATTTAAAGTCTTCTCAAGCAGAATGCTGCGAGGATTTTGACCCGAAGCGAACGGATCATACTGAATTATTAGTTCAGCAAATGCATACCGTGCGCAGAAGTGAAGTGCTTAAGACAAATGAAGGCGAACTTATTCTAAAAGTGTATGTCCGTTTGGGGGCTCGCTGGGTTTTGCCTATTGAAAACGATGACCCTGAAGTGAAGGCATTTGTTGAGGCTGACTTTATTGCAGAGTATTCAATGGCAGAATTGCTGGAGACGGAAGCGGTTGAAGAGTTTTCGTTAAAAAACGCTAGCTTCCATGTTTGGCCATATTGGCGTGAGTTCTTAAGCTCGCAGTGTGAGCGTTTACGCTTGCCTAGAGTGGTATTGCCCACCGTTCAATTTAATTGCTAG